From a region of the Mytilus galloprovincialis chromosome 3, xbMytGall1.hap1.1, whole genome shotgun sequence genome:
- the LOC143067959 gene encoding uncharacterized protein LOC143067959 isoform X2 — translation MGICSSKKNPLTILLLGLDDAGKTTLSYKIQNRNSLTMPTIGFNIHTIHPLKGVHFNLFDIGGGEKVKVTWKQYYRDAAGILFVVDSIDKGRLQEAKEALHQYIVNCETAANIPIGILANKQDVQSICPK, via the exons ATGGGAATTTGTTCATCAAAAAAGAACCCATTGACGATTCTTCTGCTTGGTTTAGATGATGCAG GGAAAACGACATTGTCGTACAAGATTCAAAATAGAAATAGTTTGACGATGCCAACTATAGGGTTTAACATTCACACAATACATCCATTGAAAGGAGTTCACTTTAATTTGTTCGATATTGGTGGCGGCGAAAAAGTAAAAGTAACATGGAAGCAGTATTACAGAGATGCAGCGG GTATTTTATTTGTCGTTGACAGCATTGATAAAGGGAGACTACAGGAGGCAAAGGAAGCCCTACATCAGTATATAGTGAACTGTGAGACAGCGGCAAACATTCCAATAGGAATTCTAGCTAATAAACAGGATGTTCAAAGTAT
- the LOC143066419 gene encoding uncharacterized protein LOC143066419 has product MGGKSSKVDELFSHFSELDKTHLIVIGLHNAGKTTIMRGMGLQSRLKNISQLGMPILTAKVGKNVHITAWDVGGPRELRCMWEHYFSVSKGIVFVVDSTNKDTLAEASMELNIILSKKILTGVPLMVMANKQDLPETMPISDISTSLHLYDLDRMWDIIGTCGTTGDGVYEAMKGISEMMKIRQRETRK; this is encoded by the exons ATGGGTGGAAAGTCCTCGAAAGTTGATGAATTATTCTCACACTTTTCAGAGTTGGATAAAACTCATTTAATAGTGATTGGATTACACAATGCGG GTAAAACAACCATTATGCGAGGTATGGGTTTGCAATCCAGATTGAAGAATATTTCCCAGCTAGGAATGCCCATTCTTACAGCAAAGGTTGGTAAAAATGTCCACATCACAGCATGGGACGTTGGTGGACCTAGAGAGTTACGGTGTATGTGGGAACATTATTTTAGTGTATCTAAAG GTATAGTGTTTGTAGTTGATAGTACCAACAAGGACACATTAGCAGAAGCCTCTATGGAACTAAATATCATTCTGAGTAAAAAGATATTAACAGGTGTTCCTTTAATGGTAATGGCAAACAAGCAAGATCTTCCcg aaacGATGCCTATTTCTGATATTTCAACAAGTCTGCATCTATATGACTTGGACAGAATGTGGGACATAATAGGAACCTGTGGTACAACTGGAGATGGCGTTTATGAAGCCATGAAAGGAATTAGTGAAATGATGAAAATACGTCAAAGAGAAACAAGAAAATAG